One segment of Cytophagia bacterium CHB2 DNA contains the following:
- a CDS encoding alpha/beta fold hydrolase, with product MTSPHETGCLLLHGFTSSPQEMAGLAAFLTTQGYIVQTPRLPGHATTPQDLLRVSHKDWLATAEQSFQSLRSSTQKQIVIGLSMGGLLALHLAANHTFAGVVALAPALKLRRWAKISISILAPFNYIRRKPRGPDVHDPQGKALLDGYHHYPIAAAKSLLRLQRRVRAELNKIKIPLLAVHSRQDHTVPLKALDYLFEKVQSQPREKMIVEDSYHVLTVDFDREKIFVRIADFIKKVTNSQFSPENDSKAQPITGKKNLLLLRS from the coding sequence ATGACCAGCCCTCATGAAACCGGATGCCTGCTCCTTCACGGCTTTACGAGCAGCCCCCAAGAAATGGCCGGGCTTGCCGCTTTTCTCACAACGCAAGGCTACATTGTGCAAACGCCGCGCCTGCCGGGCCATGCCACGACCCCGCAAGATTTATTGCGCGTCTCCCACAAGGATTGGCTGGCCACGGCGGAACAATCGTTTCAAAGCCTGCGCAGCAGTACACAGAAGCAAATTGTGATCGGCCTTTCCATGGGCGGCTTGCTGGCACTGCATCTCGCGGCGAACCACACGTTTGCGGGCGTCGTCGCATTAGCGCCGGCGCTGAAACTGCGGCGCTGGGCGAAGATCAGCATAAGCATTTTAGCGCCCTTCAACTATATTCGCCGCAAGCCACGCGGCCCGGATGTTCACGATCCGCAGGGCAAAGCTTTGCTGGATGGCTACCATCATTATCCCATTGCCGCAGCCAAGTCCCTGTTGCGTTTACAGCGCCGGGTGCGCGCCGAATTAAACAAAATCAAAATACCGCTGCTGGCAGTTCATTCACGCCAGGATCATACGGTTCCCCTCAAGGCGCTTGACTATTTATTCGAAAAGGTGCAGTCGCAACCTCGCGAGAAAATGATCGTCGAGGATTCCTATCACGTTCTCACCGTCGATTTTGACCGTGAGAAAATATTCGTTCGCATAGCGGACTTTATCAAGAAAGTAACAAACAGCCAATTTTCCCCCGAAAACGATTCAAAAGCGCAACCGATCACCGGCAAGAAAAATTTATTGTTGCTGAGATCTTAA